The DNA window TCATTTCAAATAAAGGACGAGACAGAGACACAATGGATGTTAACTTACGATATACTGACAGCATACAcaacattttcccatatatatgtaTTCAGCTCATCAATAGATATGTTCCCGTATTCATAAACAGACATCTTTGTATTTCAGTTCTCTACTGAAATTTGCCTATAATATTAAGGGGAGAGTTCTTCATACTGTCAATGTAATGAGGAGTCTGCACATCACACCAATAGGTGTTTTGAAAAATGAAGCATCTATATGGAGCTTATGTTttcagaagagagaaaataataataataataaaaaaattatgtgagGGAAACAAGACGAGCAATAATGGAATATTATTTCCCTAATACCAAATTATCATCTAGTTTATCTTTCTTTAAATTGTACACAAAAAACAAACGTATCATCTGAAAAATTCCGATGACATTCAAAATAACAAGCCTACCTATTTGTTTTCTGTTTAAATTTCTTAAGTATACAACACCTAACAACTCCTGCAAGCCCCAGTTCTCATGGCACCAATATTGACAACTAGTGATTCCAGATTGTTGGCCAGGTCGTTACCGGTGACAATGAGAGAAAACAAAGTTCAAATATTCTTTCTTCACCCAAGTTGGAGAAGATATCAAATCCATTTATTTTTGTGTACAAgaaagatatattatattttactCTCAATTCCCCTTCCTGATCAAGGAGAGTCTATTCATGAACTCTGCAATAGCAATTGCCTTCAATATCAAATTCATGCTTGTGCAGTGTGTTCTTCATTGTTTGTGTGAGTTGCACTTCATAGGTAAATCAAAAGCAGATTGAGGGAAAGAAggatggggggtggggggtgggggggtggaaggtatatatatatatatatatatatatgtacacacGAGCATGTGGAATTGATAGACTACATAGGTTCATGGAAAACATGGTGAAAACTTGTTGATGACCTGCCAAGGATGGAGGTAGAAGGATACAGGGTCTGACCTTCATTAAATGTTAGTTAcataggctccatttggttgcaagaaaggaaaaggaaaaaatctttttccaccaaaaaaaaaaaaaaaaaaagtattaacctcatgaaaaataaattatactAAAAAGGTAAGCCtatgctcccccccccccttttctttttcccaatggTACATCTGCCCTTCTCAACTTTTCAATGCTTTGTTCAGTTTAGACTAAAACTTGAGGAGCTATTAGTTTCCCACTGTCAAAAGTTTTCTGGCTTCACCCACCTATGGCTCCCTCTAGCCCTGTCCAAGCTAGGCCTCTCTGCTTTTTATTGTCTCAGGATTATTTTTTACTGAAATccttttgcagatgatatctGAATGGGAAAATTTCACAAGCCACATTTACAAGACACTACCCAAATCTCATTACTGCTAGCAGAAAAAATTAAGGGAGGTGGAACTTCAATCTGCAAATATGTTCGGAAAAGATTTAATAGCATCTACTAACCACATATGAATGACAGAAGGGTGAACAAGAGACTCGAGACAAACTACACATAGTACCTCTATCTTCTTATTCATCTTTTCACATCTTCCTGCCCCCTTTCTGTTTGCCCCCCCCCCTATTTTGTTCTGTAAGGATcctgtagccgaccccattaaattgggataagacagagtttgttgttgttcacAGTTCACACCACAGAACTCACTTGTTTCTGAGGACCAGTTCTTAATTTCCTCCCCCTACAAGGGATAACATTATGCAACCACAACTCATCCACCATATAGGCAAACAGAAACCCAGAAGTTTTCTCATAAAGGAACATTGGGCATCCACTTGACACAAAAGAATGCTGCCATTAAACACTCATTGTCATGAACTCCTTCCAAGTAATCCAACCTCCAAAGAGGTATATGAGACTAAGATTCCAGTGCTACAGTTGCAACTTTTGCTTCCCTAGAAATCATGTCTTCCCAATTTCTTTAACTGGCAGCAATTATGACACTAATCAAAAGAACATGTGATAAACTATCCTTCAGAGAGATCATAATTGACACTACATAGTTGCTATTGGAATTttaattcttctctctctctctctctgttgatACTCACTGCGACTTCAATTCTAACTGCCATTGTCATGGCTTTGACACCCGCCAATTTTCTATTCAATCCCTTGCCACACTTGTTTCGGTTTGGCATCCCCTTCTCTCACATTATGCCTCCTTATTCTTGTATCATGAACTGGCCTCAAGGCTCAAACTCATAGCCCTCTGACTAAACCAATGATTAAGAACAAAACAATAACAGTTCAGTTTCTTTTGTATACCGGTTCAAAGTATTTTGGGATAATCAATTGATCAAATTCAACGCTGCAGGCCCAAAAAAAGTTTCAGATTaccatcttttctcttttttggggGGATGTAAGTTTCAGATTACTATCAATGCCTCCCTGAACccacaaacaaaataaatatcaaGGCTTTCATGACAgggaaagaaatgaaattaaaaaccgTTCACTTCCATGATGCAAAAAGCATGACAAAAGCAATCATACCATTCACAGCGTGTTGCTTCAAACAATGAAGTCACATCCTCATGATAAGGTGCACCCATATAGAAGACCTTGACATTTTCATGATAAGCAACAGTGTACTGCTTCTGCaatttcttagaaaccaaaacTCAAATTAGGTTGGGTGTTTAGCTAGAATAGCAGTATTTGGAGAATGAGGGATTTTTTGCCAACAAAAAGAAAGCTCAAAAACTGGATGAAGAGAAGACATCGACATCTTCTCACAGTAATATGTGCCTTCAATATGGTTCCAGTACTATGCTATCTTCATTTTgatgtgaaaaaataaaataaaaaaagaaagattattcTTTGCAGTTTGCACTTTACTGGGGACAGGTTTTCTTGGCCTCCAAACATGTTGAAAAGTTCCAAATGGCAAAACAAGCCATCCAAAAGCCAAAGCTACCTTGTATAAAGCCACTTTAACAATCTATCAATAGAAATTGGATGATACAGAGAACCAAACAAAGAATAAATTGTGGAAATGCATCCATGGAGTTACAATCGGAGAAATTGTTCACACCAGCTGATAAACACAACCCAATCTATCAAAACAAGATACAGTGCCTATAAGTATGGACACAAATCAAACCCTAATAAAACGAAATGCCTAAAAATTTTCTGTTAATGGCCAATAGTTCAAACGCCAATCAACCAAACCCCAAAAGAACCAGCAACAACATTTGCAATAGGGGGAAAAATATCCTCAAACAACACCACGACTACTattgaaaatcataaaagaaggacatcctaaacccaaaccagaaAAACATCATAAGAGAAAGCAGAGCTTGCAAACTACTTGCGGGAATAAATCGATTAGGGAGAAGATTTGTATATATCAACAGAAACAGCAAGCATTACATTATTTGGCGACCATGCGAACGATGAAGTCCTCGTATTTGATTCTACCATCGGATCCAACATCGATCTCACGAATCCACTCATCAAATTCGGCAGGGTCAAGCTTCTCGCCGATGCTGGTAAGGACATGCCGGAGTTCGGTGACGGAGACATAACCGGTAGAATCCTTGTCAAGTACCTTGAAAGCGTCGTGGAGCTGGCGATCGAAAGGCTCGTTCTTCATGTGTTTCTTCATCAGCTCGAGAAAGCGTGGGAAGTCGAAAGGGGAGGTGAGATTCTCCTGTGCGACGATCTCTTTGAGCTGCGATTGTGTAGGGTTTCCACCGAGAGATCGCATCAGAATCCCAAGCTCCGATGCGGCAATACGACCATCACCGTCTGTGTCGAAGAGAGTGAATGCCTCCTTCATCGAAGCCACTTGATCTTCGCTCAGATCCTTCCCCATGGCTGCTTCTCAATCTCTGCAGAGATGATTatctgatctctctctctctctttctctctctgaaaGAGCAAAATCGCTGGTTTTTGTTGAAGGAAATGAGACTTTGTGTGTTCTTTGGTGGATGGTTAGCATTTGCTTAGGAAATTTGCTTAATGTCTTAATGAATTTCCTTCCGTGGTTTGGGGTTAATTAACgttaattaaaattttgaattaagaAATGCTATTGGCTCAATTAtctatttcttcttttgaattttgaattggtTTTGGGGAGAACGTGGTGACCATGACTCATGGGCTGGTGTTGGGCTTCCAAGTCTCAGCCCAACTAGTAAATTTTCAAACGAGCTAGAAACAAAATGGGTTACACTTCCTCAGCCCATGGATAGAGGATTTAGAGATTGGAAGTGGGGAAGGGGATAGGTTCAGGGGCCACCGACCTGAGTCCTATATTTTTTCGGCTCAATCCCAGACCACAGACTGAAAACTCACAACACTCGGAAATTTTAGGGTGGGCTTCAAGTTGGCTAGTGTTTTTGGACTCAGGTTGCATTCTATATTTTAATTAACCACATGGTTGAGATAAGACACGATATTTAGTAGGAAACAAAGAATGTCAATGGGGCTTGTTGGGGGTGGATTTCATTAATACTTCTCAGAACAAcaaccaaaaccttatcccaactaaatgggatcggctatatggatccgatattgaaattagaaaataaaaaagcaaaaaagagaggttaaaataaaaaaaaaaaaaaaaagaggaaaaattgaGATAAGAGAAGACGGCAAAGAAGtagagaaagatgcatcatgggaaacatcccctataagGGGTCAGCAACatgggtccttgtcctccacaaaactctatccaatGTCATATTAGGATCAAGCCTTATCCTTTGCATATCTTTCCAAACCACTTCGTCAATAGTCACcttaggcctacccctacctTTTCTGGCTCCCACAAAATATATCTGATTAGTCTTCCTTACTGGGACATCCATAGGTCTCCATTGAATATGACCATACTACCTCAACCGACTTTCACAAAGTTTTGTCTTGGATAGGTGCAACCCCCAAGGCATCCCTAATACAATCATTCTTTATCCTATCTCTTCTGGTCTTCCCGCACAgccctctcaacattctcatttcCGCTACACTCAATTTATTTAAAGTATTCTTCTTGACTGTCCAACACTctgctccatacatcatagctggatAAATAATTGTcttgtaaaattttcccttgagtttaataggcaCTCTTTTATCATATAGCACTCCCAATGCACCTCGCCATTTCATCCACCCAACTTTAATCTTGTGGGCAACATTATCATTTATGTCACCCTCTTTGGCAATGATGGACCCCATGTATTTAAAACAATTACTTTGGGGTAGATCCTGTTCCCCGAGtttcaccactccctcccctACTCTAGATTGGTTGAAGGGTACATCATATATTCGATCTTCATCATGCTTATCCTAAATCCTCTTGATTCTAAGCtagatctccatagctccagtttagtattaatcgCATCCACAGTTTCATCTATCAGAACAATATTATCAGGAAATAGCGTACACCACGGAACTAATATTTCTCACATGAtcttttaaaatatgaaaagaaatttAATCCAAATCGCGAACATGCATGGGACTCACTAATTTTACAAAGGTATAACTATGGTGAGTTTGAAAGTTGGCCATGTGTTTTTTTGTCTGCGAAAGGTCCCTGTGCCATGGACATAAGGGTACTCGCCCCCCCAAAAAAGGCCGGCTACCAAAAGCAGCCCAATTATAATGGGCTGGGCTTGGACATCAAACCTGCCTATTATAATAGGGgtgggcatgggcatgggcatgggctGGGCATTTAATTTAAGAAGCCTTTGCTCAATCTGCTGAAAATCACTGAATATTTGACACCCTAATGATCAATGTTCCAACTTCACCACAAAATACTCTCAAAGATTTTAGTCAGTAATCAATCTGGAAAAAATATTGCTCCATTGTGATCAAGTGACTCAGAAAACAATCTATTTTCGAAAAGAGGagataaggctgcatacattatgatcctccccGGATCCCGCAGTGGTGGAAGCATTGTCCGCTAAGTACATCTTTTTATcaatcagaaaaaataaaaaaattaaggttcTACTTGATTGTTTCTTCTTTAGTTTTGAATGGAAATTGAAGTAACACGAGTTTTCTTGGGCTTAAATTTAATGGGTTGGGATTATTTGTATAATTCCACATCGATTTGTTCAATTCCTTAAGCTTATATATACTCGAGGAGTTCTTTACAAATAATGGAGTTGGACCATgctttcaagtattggtatcgtatcggtcgtaTTGTATCAGTATCAGTTGAGACCGGTCCAGATCGGTTATCCGtctcatttcaggggtaaaacaagaagaaaaaaaatattttttttgaaaagaaaggGGCAAAAGTGACTAATATCCACCGATCCTCTTCGAATCGGATCTATATCGATggagaccgatactgataccaataccaagAATTAATGGATCGATATCAATAGAGACCGATACTAATACCAataccaagaactaaatccatgagtTGGACCCTTCAAGGAAAACCTTTTGCCTAAACTTAAAAGCATGCAATGATGCAATATAAGAGGAAGAAACAAGATATTACTTGAAATGTCTCAGCTAGATTCAAAGAAATGGAAATCTCTTTTGTTTTGTGAGGACTGGACGACCAATCAATCTAGAATAAAGCAACACTAAAAGATGAAAACCATTTCCTTTTACTCTCCTTTTTGGACCTAACACTCAAAACTTCTTAAACTTTTGGCAGCACCATGACTGGATAGGTTGCGGGTAACCTTGTTGGATGCAACACAAACTAATGAGATCACCTGATTCGTTTAACTTCTTCAATGGAAAAGTAGGTCCCAAGGAACATGATAAAATCTTTTGCATGAATGTGCACAtaaaatggaaaggaaaggaagacTACCCAGAACTATGCATTACTTGACTATCAAAAAAGCTAATGACACTTGAGGGAACCTTCAGTTAACTTCGAGGTTACCATTCTTAACTGTTGGAAGTGCCAAACCTCATAGCTCAATAAAAGTGACTAAACATTAATTTGGTGTattgaacatttttttattttatttttattttttgttctaagGCCTCTTATAGCATAAGTAGGgtatgaaaatgaagaaaatcgTGTAAATCAGTTGCATTAATATTGGTTTCTATCTCTCAAGACTCATGTTGAGATGTTGGGAATTATAGAGATATGTTTCCCACATTGGTTAAGTTTGGGACGTTGGATAAGTCTTAATATATCCTTAGGCTATCTCCATCAAATTTCTCATAAAGATTTTTGTTGGATTCCCAAGTTGTATTGTGAGTTATCTCCCTTTATTCAggatgtcaatcggtcggtttaTAGTCTAGGTTGAGTCGGTTTTAATGTTGAATTGGTGaaagaaaaaccaaaccaataaggaataTCGATTTGACTATggatttggttcagttttgagtTTTTGTACTAATCagtaatcgggttggttttgattttggtccaTTTGTGTTCGGTTTACCATGCAAATTtataaccccccccccaaaaaaaaaaaaactgatttttttatgaCCTTTGGTGTGGTTTCAATTTCTTAGCAGTTTGGTTTCATTTTGATCCGGATTTTGTACctgtttcagtttggtttcggctTCTCTCGATTTTCGGTGTGATTAATTCGGCCTTGTTTTAGGGTAAAAATTTCACAAACTAAAACCAGCCCAATAAATTTCAGTTTGATTTGATCTGAGCTATTGCTTGTTTGGTCAGACAGGTTTTACGGTTCAATCTAGGTTTTGACATCCCTAAATAACCTACATGCCCTTACATTAGTGTAAAGGGAAATGTAAACCATTTTAGAGAGAATAATTAGTAGCATGGGTAAGTGTATTCTACCTTAATATTGGATCATGTTTTAGTGCTCTCCACTACTTATGTTGTGTATTATAATGAACTCTTAACGTTCATTTGCATGTTCTGTCACCTGTGACAAGCTATAAGGAAGACAACTTGATTAATGACTGATGCATGAGAGAGACTAAGGTGCAAACCTTGGATTCCTTGGCATAGATAACAGAAAGTTTCGAAAAGGATAAAAGAAAGTGCAAAAGAGAGGATAAAGTGAACAAACAGACCCTGTTACCACTTTATGGGTGGCTAGCTATGTCTTTATATTGTCTGAAGAGGTTGGGAATGAGAAATGAGAACCTTGTTCTTACTTTCCAGTAGCACATGTGGTGGGAAACCACATCTCTAATTTGCAAAGAGAAATACTGAAAAAACACAACTACCAAAGAGATCAAGAAGGATAAATACATTATAGTGTAAGTTGAGAACTCATAATACTTCTAGTAGGGCATAgtgagagagaaggagaagaattcaaccttggtatgactcggtttaggggtgaaacaaggtCGGGTTGagttagattttttcttttaaacctCAACCTAACCCTAGGCCCCCAAAACTTAACTCAGGCCCAATCCAACCCTATCAGGTTCATGCTTACACCCAATCCTGTTGGGCTCAAGGTTGCGCTGGCATTGACCTTGGCTGatcctgtattttttttttactacgaAGGGTCATAAATTTTAATCCTATACTAACCAATGAGGAGGGGAGATGCCAAGACTATAGCTGGCCGGCCCTTGTCTACccataatccataaatttgcaaCAAACAAGGTAGtcaatttggttttaaaatagACCTTTTGATCACCTAGCATCACTCATCTCCCAAAA is part of the Macadamia integrifolia cultivar HAES 741 chromosome 9, SCU_Mint_v3, whole genome shotgun sequence genome and encodes:
- the LOC122088235 gene encoding probable calcium-binding protein CML13 produces the protein MGKDLSEDQVASMKEAFTLFDTDGDGRIAASELGILMRSLGGNPTQSQLKEIVAQENLTSPFDFPRFLELMKKHMKNEPFDRQLHDAFKVLDKDSTGYVSVTELRHVLTSIGEKLDPAEFDEWIREIDVGSDGRIKYEDFIVRMVAK